The Thermodesulfobium sp. 4217-1 genome includes a region encoding these proteins:
- a CDS encoding ABC transporter ATP-binding protein, protein MLKINNVVLRYGGIIALKGVSLEVNKGEIVALIGANGAGKSSVLKSIMALEKISSGEVYLDNVLLTGLSTDKIVNMGLCLVPEGRRIFTRMSVHENLLMGAFLRKDKQGIQDDIDKVLTLFPRLKERLIQKAGTLSGGEQQMLAIARGMMSRPKYLFLDEPSLGLAPVLVDEIFKIIKEINESGTSLLIVEQNAVKTLKLANRGYVVETGNITLSGTSEELLSSEHVRAAYLGGH, encoded by the coding sequence TTGCTTAAGATAAATAATGTGGTGTTAAGATACGGCGGCATAATAGCCCTGAAGGGTGTATCACTCGAGGTGAACAAGGGCGAGATAGTAGCGCTAATTGGAGCCAATGGAGCTGGCAAATCATCTGTGCTGAAGTCGATTATGGCGCTTGAAAAGATATCAAGCGGAGAGGTGTATCTGGACAACGTCCTTTTAACAGGACTGTCCACTGACAAGATAGTAAACATGGGCTTGTGTCTGGTGCCAGAAGGCAGAAGGATATTCACCAGGATGAGCGTTCATGAAAATCTTTTGATGGGGGCGTTCCTTAGGAAGGACAAACAGGGCATTCAAGACGATATAGATAAGGTGCTGACATTGTTCCCACGGTTAAAAGAAAGACTTATCCAGAAGGCAGGAACCCTAAGTGGAGGGGAACAGCAAATGCTTGCAATTGCAAGGGGAATGATGTCAAGACCTAAATATCTATTTTTAGATGAGCCATCGCTTGGCCTTGCGCCAGTACTGGTCGATGAGATATTTAAGATAATAAAAGAGATAAATGAATCGGGTACAAGTCTTCTCATCGTTGAACAGAATGCTGTAAAAACTCTTAAGCTTGCCAATAGAGGATATGTGGTTGAAACCGGCAATATAACTTTGTCTGGGACCTCTGAAGAGCTATTGAGCTCAGAACACGTTAGGGCAGCCTATCTGGGAGGCCATTAA
- a CDS encoding ABC transporter ATP-binding protein — MLIEISNVTKQFGGLIAVNDVSMDVHEGEIISVIGPNGAGKTTLFNCVTGVYTPEKGKILYKKDGVVRDIVGVPAYKIAYLGISRTFQNIRLFKNMTVLENVLVGRHPKLRAKIWEILLTLPAFVKEEKQGVRLARNLLEFVGLLDREAEISINLPYGLQRKLEIARALASEPKILLLDEPAAGMNPSETEELISLIKKIREMGVTIILIEHDMSLVMKLSERIFVLDFGQKIAEGSPMEIRNNPKVIEAYLGKEEAEIA, encoded by the coding sequence TTGTTAATAGAGATTTCTAACGTTACCAAACAATTTGGCGGGCTAATAGCTGTGAACGATGTCTCAATGGACGTTCATGAGGGCGAAATAATATCTGTTATAGGTCCAAACGGAGCAGGCAAAACTACCCTTTTTAACTGTGTGACTGGCGTATACACCCCTGAAAAGGGAAAGATATTGTATAAAAAAGATGGCGTTGTAAGAGATATTGTGGGTGTACCAGCATACAAGATAGCTTATCTGGGGATATCAAGGACCTTTCAAAACATTAGGCTTTTTAAAAATATGACAGTTCTGGAAAACGTTCTGGTAGGAAGGCATCCAAAACTAAGAGCTAAGATATGGGAAATACTCTTAACCTTGCCTGCCTTTGTAAAAGAAGAAAAGCAAGGGGTTAGACTGGCGAGAAATTTGCTGGAGTTTGTGGGCTTACTTGACAGAGAGGCGGAGATTTCTATAAACCTCCCGTATGGACTTCAGAGAAAGCTTGAGATTGCAAGGGCTTTGGCATCTGAGCCCAAGATATTATTGCTGGATGAGCCTGCTGCGGGGATGAATCCGTCAGAAACCGAGGAGCTTATATCGCTGATTAAGAAGATTAGAGAAATGGGAGTAACTATAATTCTGATAGAGCACGATATGTCTCTTGTTATGAAGCTCTCTGAGAGAATATTTGTATTGGATTTCGGACAAAAGATTGCTGAAGGAAGCCCTATGGAGATTAGGAACAACCCCAAGGTTATAGAGGCCTACCTCGGAAAAGAGGAAGCCGAAATTGCTTAA
- a CDS encoding branched-chain amino acid ABC transporter permease, with product MMDIRFRRRIKTAARRWNNMDMRLKWGILLVIACVYPFLASSQYYVHIMNLAFIYIVLSLGLNIVCGLAGLLDLGFIAFYAVGAYTYAILSIKLGLSFWEILPIACVTTALFGLLVGSAAFRLRGDYFAIVTMGYGEIIRILANNLTFLTNGPIGIIGIPRPNAFGFKFEDPSQYYFLALAFVAVAIFLTYRFQASRIGRALEAIREDEIAAISMGVNLKNFKLISFIIGAMLGGSIGVFFASYATFVSPESFSFMESVMVLAMVVIGGMGTIEGPVIGALILVLLPEALRSVSDYRMLIFGALMVFMMIVMPKGFMGWIKPRRILRTAEEENPLVNRDF from the coding sequence ATGATGGATATCAGGTTTAGAAGAAGGATTAAGACCGCAGCAAGGCGATGGAACAATATGGATATGCGCCTCAAGTGGGGCATACTGCTTGTAATTGCCTGTGTATATCCGTTTCTTGCTTCATCTCAATACTACGTTCACATTATGAATCTGGCTTTTATATACATTGTTTTGTCATTAGGCTTGAATATAGTCTGTGGATTGGCGGGACTTCTTGACTTAGGATTTATAGCTTTTTATGCCGTAGGAGCCTATACTTATGCAATTCTTTCAATTAAGCTGGGCCTTAGCTTTTGGGAGATATTGCCTATAGCGTGTGTTACTACAGCGCTTTTTGGTCTTTTGGTCGGTTCTGCTGCTTTTAGGCTTAGAGGCGACTACTTTGCCATCGTTACTATGGGCTACGGTGAGATAATTAGAATTCTTGCAAACAACCTTACCTTTTTGACCAATGGCCCAATAGGCATCATAGGCATACCCAGACCCAATGCATTTGGTTTCAAATTTGAAGACCCATCCCAATACTACTTTCTGGCTTTGGCCTTTGTAGCAGTAGCCATTTTTTTAACTTATAGATTTCAGGCATCAAGGATTGGCAGGGCACTTGAGGCCATAAGGGAAGATGAGATTGCAGCGATCTCGATGGGGGTAAACCTTAAAAATTTTAAATTAATATCTTTTATAATAGGCGCTATGCTTGGAGGCTCTATAGGAGTCTTTTTCGCAAGCTATGCTACCTTTGTGTCGCCTGAGAGCTTTAGTTTTATGGAGTCAGTTATGGTTCTTGCTATGGTAGTAATTGGTGGTATGGGGACCATAGAAGGTCCCGTGATAGGCGCGCTTATCCTTGTTCTTTTGCCTGAGGCTCTAAGGAGCGTTTCTGATTATAGGATGCTTATATTTGGAGCTCTTATGGTATTTATGATGATCGTGATGCCCAAGGGATTTATGGGTTGGATAAAGCCAAGAAGGATATTGAGAACTGCTGAGGAGGAGAATCCGCTTGTTAATAGAGATTTCTAA
- a CDS encoding branched-chain amino acid ABC transporter permease has protein sequence MFLQQLVNGVTLGSVYALIALGYTMVYGILELINFAHGEIFMMGSFFGLLFWWILEMTGLSKIIPIPLAIFLMFVFSMIATAFLGALLEFIAYRPLRSVTNRLIPLISALGASIFLQNFAMLTFGSTNRVYPAIFPDFGWNLFHARISLIQIFIFVTCILMMIGLTLLVNKTKLGRSMRAVSQDYVTASLMGIRVNRIITITFMIGSSLAAAAGVMYGMYYGVAKFDMGYLAGLKAFTAAVLGGIGNIPGAMLGGFCLGIIESFGAGYISSEYKDMFAFLMLLFILLLRPSGLLGQQVPDKV, from the coding sequence ATTTTCTTACAACAATTGGTAAATGGAGTGACTTTGGGGTCGGTATATGCTCTGATTGCATTGGGCTATACTATGGTTTACGGCATACTTGAGCTTATCAACTTTGCTCATGGGGAGATCTTTATGATGGGATCTTTTTTCGGGCTTCTTTTTTGGTGGATATTGGAGATGACAGGTCTCTCAAAGATTATACCTATTCCGCTTGCTATCTTTCTGATGTTTGTGTTCTCCATGATTGCCACGGCTTTCTTGGGAGCACTTCTGGAATTTATCGCATATCGCCCGCTAAGGAGCGTGACAAATAGGCTCATACCCTTGATTAGCGCCCTTGGAGCATCGATTTTTTTGCAAAATTTTGCTATGCTCACCTTTGGTTCTACAAATAGGGTATATCCTGCAATCTTTCCTGATTTTGGTTGGAATCTGTTTCACGCAAGGATAAGCTTGATCCAGATATTTATTTTTGTTACCTGTATATTGATGATGATAGGTTTAACTCTTCTTGTGAACAAGACTAAGCTTGGCCGCTCAATGAGGGCTGTATCTCAGGACTATGTCACAGCAAGCCTGATGGGCATAAGGGTCAATAGAATTATTACAATCACCTTTATGATAGGCTCGTCGCTTGCTGCCGCTGCCGGGGTGATGTATGGGATGTATTATGGCGTGGCAAAGTTCGATATGGGATATCTTGCAGGCCTGAAGGCTTTTACGGCTGCTGTGCTTGGCGGCATAGGAAATATACCCGGTGCTATGCTTGGAGGCTTTTGTCTGGGGATTATAGAGAGCTTTGGCGCTGGATATATATCGTCTGAATACAAGGATATGTTCGCTTTTCTTATGCTTTTGTTTATCCTGCTGCTTAGACCTTCTGGCCTTTTGGGTCAGCAGGTTCCTGATAAAGTATGA